A portion of the Marinobacter alexandrii genome contains these proteins:
- a CDS encoding S41 family peptidase encodes MRNNIFILSVILLISTSCTKKQDKFANLKTFTKAYGYVKYFHPSDEASNIDWNSFSAYGAEEISKCKNQEEVINTLNRLFQPIAPSVSFSKKRKDYNLETITPENIENYQTSHWQHLGVSFDMNPGRLYKSVRVNRLMKIDETSRFGNLLMSIDPEKYKGKKIKYSGWVKLKEGSTGTGRLWLRVDKSDKTRGFFDNMGNNPIQSNRWTEYEIMGDIDSLASNLVFGCLISGKGTLYLDDVHLYYQEDDQWIEIPIKNGDFEAEEVGEKNEQTEWIGKGDGYSHEVSNTEYVQGQRGAAIKYEGKIKRIKGESIFEAYPEFGEFIQEEIGEGVFCQIPLSLYGNEENTYPKSNSIKELQERLKDIPNNPNNINVRLGNIITTYNVFQHFYPYFQEVGVNWVEELETALERSFIDSTPHEHLITLQKFTASLKDGHITVRGVSLDYVPPIRWEWIEGKLVITKIYDENKDLQVGDIVTKVNNLSAENYFNEVHTRISAGTKGWLDYKARTKSLMGEKDQELILEVNQKNIVLKHSEKYLYGNDSNIEIQENNYKLLDKNIIYLNLDMIEIDTIRNILPKLKEAKGIICDLRGYPNGNHDFISYLLPRNDTSKAWMRVPNIIYPNQAKITGYDKYGWELQAKEPYLGDKKIIFLIDGSAISYAESYMGFIEGYELATIVGQPTAGTNGNVNSFDLPGNYNISWTGMKVFKHDGSQHHAIGVLPDIYVNKTIEGFNSNKDEFLETAINVILK; translated from the coding sequence ATTCTAAGTGTAATCTTACTTATCAGTACTTCTTGCACAAAGAAACAAGACAAATTCGCCAATTTAAAAACCTTTACTAAGGCATATGGCTATGTAAAGTATTTTCATCCTAGTGATGAAGCTTCTAATATTGATTGGAATAGTTTTTCTGCTTATGGAGCTGAAGAGATTTCGAAATGTAAAAATCAAGAAGAAGTAATTAATACACTCAATCGCTTATTCCAACCTATCGCTCCAAGTGTTTCGTTTTCAAAGAAAAGAAAAGATTATAATTTAGAAACAATTACACCTGAAAACATAGAAAATTATCAAACCTCTCATTGGCAACATTTAGGAGTATCCTTTGACATGAATCCGGGTCGTCTCTATAAAAGTGTCCGGGTAAATCGACTCATGAAAATTGATGAAACTAGTCGTTTTGGGAATCTCTTAATGTCAATTGATCCCGAGAAATATAAAGGAAAGAAAATAAAATATTCAGGTTGGGTAAAACTTAAAGAAGGAAGTACAGGAACAGGGCGTTTATGGTTAAGGGTTGATAAATCTGACAAAACGAGGGGTTTTTTCGATAATATGGGCAATAATCCTATTCAAAGTAACAGGTGGACAGAATATGAAATCATGGGAGACATTGATTCCTTAGCTTCTAATCTGGTTTTTGGTTGTCTTATTTCTGGAAAAGGAACTTTATATCTGGATGATGTCCATCTTTATTATCAGGAAGACGATCAATGGATAGAGATACCCATTAAAAATGGTGACTTTGAGGCTGAAGAGGTCGGTGAAAAAAATGAACAAACAGAATGGATTGGAAAAGGTGATGGATACTCCCATGAAGTTTCAAATACGGAGTATGTTCAAGGTCAAAGAGGTGCGGCCATCAAATATGAAGGGAAGATAAAAAGGATAAAAGGAGAATCCATTTTTGAAGCATACCCAGAATTTGGAGAATTCATTCAAGAAGAAATAGGTGAGGGTGTCTTTTGCCAAATACCGTTAAGTTTATATGGTAATGAAGAAAACACTTATCCTAAAAGCAATTCTATAAAGGAACTACAAGAAAGGTTAAAGGACATTCCTAATAATCCGAATAATATAAATGTGCGCCTAGGTAATATCATAACCACCTATAATGTATTCCAACACTTTTATCCATACTTCCAGGAAGTAGGTGTGAACTGGGTGGAAGAATTAGAAACTGCTTTGGAAAGAAGTTTTATTGACTCAACACCTCATGAACACCTTATAACACTACAAAAATTTACAGCTTCGTTAAAAGATGGACATATCACAGTACGTGGCGTTTCTTTAGACTATGTCCCTCCGATAAGATGGGAATGGATAGAAGGCAAACTTGTCATCACAAAAATCTATGATGAAAACAAGGATTTACAAGTAGGCGATATTGTAACCAAAGTAAATAATCTTTCCGCGGAAAATTACTTTAATGAAGTTCACACTAGAATTTCAGCGGGAACAAAAGGATGGTTGGATTATAAGGCTCGAACTAAAAGTTTAATGGGTGAAAAAGACCAAGAGTTAATATTGGAAGTGAACCAGAAAAACATTGTGCTAAAACACAGTGAAAAATATCTATATGGCAATGATAGTAATATTGAGATTCAAGAAAACAACTATAAACTATTAGATAAAAACATTATTTATCTCAATCTTGATATGATTGAAATAGACACCATCAGGAATATTTTACCAAAACTTAAAGAAGCAAAAGGCATCATTTGTGATTTAAGAGGTTATCCAAACGGAAATCATGATTTCATTTCATACTTATTACCAAGAAACGATACTTCTAAGGCCTGGATGAGGGTGCCGAATATCATCTATCCCAATCAAGCAAAAATTACTGGTTATGACAAATATGGATGGGAATTGCAAGCAAAAGAGCCCTACCTGGGCGATAAAAAAATTATTTTCCTAATTGATGGTAGTGCGATAAGTTATGCAGAAAGCTATATGGGTTTCATAGAAGGTTATGAATTAGCAACTATTGTAGGTCAGCCAACTGCGGGTACTAATGGTAACGTGAATTCATTCGATCTTCCGGGAAATTATAATATAAGCTGGACAGGAATGAAGGTTTTCAAACATGATGGTTCTCAGCATCATGCTATCGGGGTATTACCAGACATATATGTTAACAAAACAATTGAGGGGTTCAATTCAAACAAGGATGAATTTTTAGAAACTGCTATTAATGTGATTTTAAAATAA
- the bshB1 gene encoding bacillithiol biosynthesis deacetylase BshB1 has product MKLDILAIVAHPDDVELSFGGTLLSHQKQGYKTGILDLTQGELGTRGTPEIRAQEAAEASKILKLSVRKNLGLADGFFENNKENQLKVAQQIRRYQPKVVITNSIYDRHPDHTRGAQLVETACFIAGLKAVETEWEGDIQEASRPERLYYSIQSTAHEPDLLVDISDVIEERRDAINAFKSQFYDPNSEEPETFISSRGFMSMLESRTREWGQRIGVEYAEGFKVKHFLGVKSLFDLV; this is encoded by the coding sequence ATGAAATTGGATATACTTGCGATAGTCGCACACCCTGATGATGTAGAACTTTCCTTTGGAGGGACATTATTGTCTCACCAAAAACAAGGTTATAAAACAGGGATTCTCGATCTCACACAAGGAGAACTAGGAACAAGAGGTACACCAGAAATCAGGGCGCAAGAAGCTGCCGAAGCAAGTAAAATTTTGAAGCTATCCGTTCGAAAAAATCTTGGTTTGGCAGATGGATTCTTTGAAAACAATAAAGAGAATCAATTGAAAGTAGCGCAGCAAATCAGAAGATACCAACCAAAAGTTGTCATTACCAATTCCATCTATGATCGCCATCCCGATCATACGCGAGGAGCACAATTGGTAGAAACTGCTTGTTTCATTGCAGGACTGAAAGCCGTGGAAACAGAATGGGAGGGTGACATTCAAGAGGCATCCAGACCAGAACGACTGTATTACTCTATTCAAAGTACTGCACATGAGCCAGATCTACTCGTAGATATCTCTGATGTGATCGAAGAAAGACGTGATGCGATCAATGCATTTAAATCTCAATTCTACGATCCCAATAGTGAAGAGCCTGAAACATTCATCAGTTCAAGGGGATTCATGAGTATGCTTGAATCTCGAACCAGAGAATGGGGTCAACGTATAGGAGTCGAGTATGCAGAGGGCTTCAAAGTGAAACACTTTCTAGGAGTAAAGAGCTTGTTTGATTTGGTGTGA
- a CDS encoding amidohydrolase family protein, translating to MRKRDSLFRSVILILLMGLVPFISISQDSDLRPVTNKYVIKNATIVQAPGKIIKNGTVLIENGIIKAVGSSVAIPADAWVVNADSMFVYAGFISGLSNIGVEKPKDKDRKDDRKLTGTPSYERAGITPGNTVRDMLKPSDKSVADFRKLGFTASHSVPHTGMLPGTGSIVLLGGSNGDNMVIKDQISMYSQLSGADGVYPNTVIGVMAKYRDLYRKANQARGYQSKYNSNSNGMERPTPDATIEALYPVVSKQLTVAFKAESVKDVMRVISLQRDLGFKMMLGEVKQGWDAIPAIKGTGAPVFLSLDLPEWKEEEKKEAKEGDDEEKEEKEPTAAELEKKALEARKMEMIKNYYTQAGKFSSNGVKFGFSTMEVKSKDFKTNLLKVIENGLSEDKALAALTTEPASILGVSSLMGTVEAGKMANLIISDTAYFSKDANVRYVFVDGMKYDYEVKKKKKKKSSGESGEEAVDAAGVWNYTTETPQGNGSGVITIKGTPGDYSGTITVSFNGSTNDIQDVEVDGTNVAFSFKLNMGEEINVDITMDIDGDSFEGTLSVAAFGSFPMEGSRDPK from the coding sequence ATGCGAAAACGTGACAGCTTATTCAGAAGCGTCATCCTGATTTTGCTGATGGGCTTAGTGCCTTTTATCAGTATATCTCAGGATAGCGATCTGAGGCCTGTAACCAACAAGTACGTAATAAAGAATGCTACGATTGTACAGGCACCAGGCAAAATCATTAAAAATGGTACCGTCCTGATTGAAAACGGAATTATCAAAGCAGTAGGATCAAGTGTTGCTATACCGGCAGATGCCTGGGTAGTGAATGCTGATTCTATGTTTGTTTATGCCGGATTTATCAGTGGTCTATCCAACATTGGTGTAGAGAAACCAAAAGATAAAGATCGAAAAGACGACAGAAAATTGACTGGAACGCCTTCTTATGAACGAGCAGGAATCACTCCTGGTAACACCGTGAGAGATATGCTCAAGCCCAGCGATAAGTCTGTTGCAGATTTCAGAAAGCTAGGATTCACGGCTTCTCACAGTGTTCCTCATACAGGAATGCTTCCGGGAACAGGATCAATCGTGCTATTGGGAGGATCTAACGGAGACAACATGGTCATTAAGGATCAAATCTCTATGTATTCTCAGCTTTCCGGAGCAGATGGCGTATACCCAAACACTGTAATCGGTGTGATGGCGAAGTACCGAGACCTCTACAGAAAAGCAAACCAGGCAAGAGGTTATCAAAGCAAATACAATAGCAATTCCAATGGCATGGAGCGTCCTACTCCAGATGCGACCATTGAGGCCTTGTACCCAGTTGTTTCGAAACAATTGACGGTAGCTTTCAAAGCAGAAAGTGTAAAAGATGTGATGCGTGTAATTTCACTTCAACGTGACCTTGGATTCAAAATGATGCTTGGCGAAGTGAAGCAAGGGTGGGATGCAATTCCAGCCATCAAGGGGACAGGCGCTCCAGTATTCCTTTCGTTAGACCTTCCTGAATGGAAGGAAGAAGAAAAAAAAGAGGCGAAAGAAGGAGATGATGAGGAAAAAGAAGAGAAAGAACCAACAGCAGCAGAACTGGAGAAAAAGGCATTAGAAGCTCGCAAGATGGAGATGATCAAGAACTACTATACGCAAGCTGGAAAATTCAGCAGCAATGGTGTCAAGTTTGGATTCTCTACCATGGAAGTGAAATCAAAAGACTTTAAAACAAATCTTCTGAAAGTGATTGAAAATGGCCTTTCTGAGGATAAAGCGCTTGCAGCACTAACTACAGAGCCAGCAAGTATTCTGGGAGTATCCAGTTTGATGGGAACGGTAGAGGCTGGCAAAATGGCTAACCTGATTATTTCAGATACGGCTTACTTCTCAAAAGATGCCAACGTGAGGTACGTTTTTGTAGACGGCATGAAGTATGATTATGAAGTGAAAAAGAAGAAAAAGAAGAAAAGCAGCGGTGAAAGTGGTGAAGAAGCTGTTGATGCAGCCGGTGTTTGGAACTACACGACTGAGACCCCACAAGGAAATGGAAGTGGCGTAATCACTATTAAGGGTACTCCTGGAGATTACAGCGGAACGATCACGGTCAGCTTTAATGGAAGCACAAACGACATTCAGGATGTAGAGGTAGATGGTACCAATGTTGCCTTCAGTTTCAAACTGAATATGGGTGAAGAAATCAATGTAGATATCACGATGGATATAGACGGTGATTCTTTTGAAGGAACTTTATCTGTAGCAGCATTTGGCAGCTTCCCTATGGAAGGGTCACGTGATCCTAAATGA
- a CDS encoding amidohydrolase family protein, whose product MKKINIIIALLLTVTFVMAQEKGSVLIKNGTVLTVTNGTLENTDVLIRDGKISKIGTGLSAPSGAKTIDANGMYVMPGIIDAHSHLALDAVNEATNPVTAEVWVGDALNPLDVGIYQALAGGVTSAHSMHGSANAIGGQCETVKFRYGEIDPDKMRMAGAPRTIKFALGENPTRVHGSGNGILPRTRMGVEHVIRSSFQQAKEYMQAMDKYNAGKGKKGFKGKAPAYDLRMETLADILRGDIIIHCHSYRADEIYMLMKVCEDFGIKRLVFQHVNEGFKVAPELAKWGAGASIFADWWAYKFEVYYSTAYNAAILTKNGVTTSINSDSGELIRHLYHEAAKSQRYGGLTDDEALSLITINPAKQLGIASRVGSLEEGKEGDVAIFKNHPLSIYGVPMMTIVDGIVRFDRENDADDMRIYPDPEEKIDVTHWQAEDHDRCMQNTEFLFHE is encoded by the coding sequence ATGAAGAAAATAAATATAATCATAGCCCTACTCCTCACTGTCACTTTTGTGATGGCACAGGAAAAAGGCAGTGTGCTTATTAAAAACGGAACGGTATTGACTGTAACGAATGGCACACTCGAAAACACGGACGTTTTGATCCGAGATGGAAAGATCTCTAAAATTGGAACAGGACTGAGCGCTCCAAGCGGAGCAAAAACCATTGATGCCAATGGAATGTATGTGATGCCTGGCATCATTGATGCGCACTCTCACCTTGCACTTGATGCAGTGAACGAAGCGACTAATCCAGTTACTGCTGAAGTATGGGTAGGTGATGCTCTTAATCCTTTAGATGTTGGAATCTACCAGGCGTTGGCCGGTGGAGTTACTTCAGCTCACTCCATGCATGGATCTGCCAATGCGATTGGTGGGCAGTGCGAGACTGTGAAGTTTCGATATGGGGAAATTGATCCAGACAAAATGCGAATGGCGGGTGCACCTCGTACCATTAAGTTTGCATTGGGAGAAAATCCAACCAGAGTTCATGGAAGTGGAAACGGCATTTTGCCGCGTACACGTATGGGCGTTGAGCATGTTATAAGAAGTTCATTTCAGCAAGCCAAAGAATACATGCAGGCGATGGATAAATACAATGCTGGAAAAGGAAAGAAAGGCTTTAAAGGAAAAGCTCCAGCTTATGATCTAAGAATGGAGACTTTAGCTGATATTCTTCGAGGTGATATCATCATTCACTGTCACTCCTATCGGGCTGATGAAATTTACATGCTGATGAAAGTATGTGAAGATTTTGGAATCAAAAGATTGGTTTTCCAGCATGTAAATGAGGGGTTCAAAGTAGCTCCTGAGCTCGCTAAATGGGGAGCAGGTGCTTCGATTTTTGCTGATTGGTGGGCTTACAAATTTGAAGTTTATTATAGCACGGCGTACAATGCTGCTATATTGACTAAGAATGGTGTGACTACTTCTATCAACTCTGATTCTGGTGAACTTATTCGTCACCTGTACCACGAAGCTGCTAAGTCTCAACGGTATGGTGGACTAACAGATGATGAAGCTCTTTCACTGATTACGATCAACCCAGCGAAACAGCTAGGTATTGCTAGCAGAGTAGGATCATTGGAAGAAGGAAAAGAAGGTGATGTAGCGATTTTCAAGAATCACCCATTATCCATTTATGGTGTTCCAATGATGACTATTGTTGATGGTATCGTTCGATTTGACAGAGAGAATGATGCCGACGATATGCGTATCTATCCAGATCCGGAAGAAAAAATTGATGTGACTCACTGGCAAGCAGAAGATCACGATCGATGCATGCAGAACACAGAATTTTTATTTCATGAATAG
- a CDS encoding four helix bundle protein — protein sequence MKNFKQLLIWQKGMEIWKEVYVLSKDFARFLQIALGSSFELETFLVGIKMLELNISENEVDHILQLVDEEQKMIMSFKKKIVTDS from the coding sequence ATGAAGAATTTTAAGCAACTATTGATTTGGCAAAAAGGAATGGAGATTTGGAAAGAAGTGTATGTTCTCTCCAAAGATTTTGCAAGATTCCTTCAAATTGCATTAGGTTCTTCATTCGAATTAGAAACTTTTCTAGTTGGTATAAAAATGCTTGAATTGAATATTTCGGAAAATGAAGTTGATCACATTCTTCAATTAGTTGATGAAGAACAAAAAATGATTATGAGCTTCAAAAAGAAAATAGTAACAGACTCGTAG
- a CDS encoding amidohydrolase family protein yields MKNIKNILTLFLLALTGITFGQIPSAETGTFALTNATIETVTNGTIQNGTLIISDGKIAEVGTNVSIPQGAKTIDCSGMTIYPGMIDGGTQIGLVEVSSDPRTRDNSEIGDVIPHIQALTAVNPSSAIHPVTRVNGVTTALTMPSGGLFPGTAALINLHGYTPDQMYAGFKGVVLNFPATGRRGRWDRRSDEDIKKAAEKNLKKLNDVWAKAMQYHKIDSASGGKDQPYYPEMEALLPVVRGEMKLLVNVNAANDIKAALKWIDEKGADAILCGVSEGWRMAEEIAKAGIPVVTGPVLSNPTRSYDRYDRPYANAGAMQKAGVKVALRTNEVENVRNLPFHAGFAAAYGMGKEEALKAITIIPAEIFGVSDMYGSLEKGKVANLLVANGDPFETSTMIKYVFIDGWNIPMVSRHTQLYEEYLNRAPGVKK; encoded by the coding sequence ATGAAAAATATAAAAAATATACTGACCCTGTTTTTACTAGCTCTAACCGGAATCACTTTCGGGCAGATCCCTAGCGCAGAAACAGGCACGTTTGCATTGACCAATGCAACAATAGAAACCGTTACAAACGGAACCATTCAAAATGGTACGTTGATTATTTCAGATGGTAAGATTGCGGAGGTAGGAACGAATGTTTCTATTCCGCAAGGCGCAAAAACGATTGATTGTTCTGGTATGACCATCTATCCAGGAATGATTGATGGCGGTACACAAATTGGTTTGGTAGAAGTAAGCTCCGATCCAAGAACACGAGATAACAGTGAGATTGGAGACGTGATTCCCCATATTCAAGCTTTAACGGCTGTAAATCCAAGTTCTGCTATTCATCCGGTAACCCGTGTGAATGGGGTAACTACAGCACTTACTATGCCTTCAGGTGGATTATTCCCCGGAACGGCAGCATTGATTAATCTGCATGGATATACTCCAGATCAGATGTATGCTGGGTTCAAAGGAGTAGTCTTGAACTTCCCTGCTACAGGCAGAAGAGGTCGCTGGGATAGAAGATCAGATGAGGACATCAAGAAAGCTGCTGAGAAGAACCTCAAGAAGCTCAATGATGTTTGGGCAAAAGCAATGCAGTATCATAAGATTGACTCAGCATCAGGAGGAAAAGATCAACCTTACTATCCTGAAATGGAAGCTCTGCTCCCTGTAGTTAGAGGTGAAATGAAGCTTTTGGTGAATGTAAATGCAGCCAATGATATCAAAGCAGCTTTGAAGTGGATTGACGAAAAAGGTGCTGATGCCATTCTTTGCGGCGTATCAGAAGGCTGGAGAATGGCTGAGGAAATAGCTAAAGCTGGAATTCCGGTTGTTACAGGACCAGTATTAAGCAATCCAACCAGAAGCTATGACCGATATGACAGGCCATATGCCAATGCCGGAGCTATGCAAAAAGCCGGTGTGAAAGTAGCACTCAGAACAAATGAAGTAGAAAATGTGAGGAATCTCCCTTTCCATGCTGGATTTGCTGCTGCTTATGGAATGGGGAAAGAAGAAGCTTTAAAAGCGATCACTATCATTCCTGCTGAAATTTTTGGGGTGTCTGACATGTATGGGTCGCTTGAGAAAGGAAAAGTAGCTAACCTATTGGTTGCCAATGGTGATCCATTTGAGACGAGCACCATGATAAAATATGTATTCATCGATGGATGGAACATTCCAATGGTGAGTAGACATACTCAGCTCTACGAAGAATATCTGAATAGAGCACCAGGGGTGAAGAAGTAA
- a CDS encoding patatin-like phospholipase family protein, whose amino-acid sequence MISFGKKKYNLGIAMGGGGARGFAHLGVMEALAEKGIKPDIISGVSAGAIAGAFIASGQSPRDAFDLMKKYNFTGLAKLTGFKQGLLSLTKMKEDLEKKIKAKNLEDLDIPLIVTVSNMLEGKVEYLSEGPLSTIVQASASIPIIFSPVEYQGKLYNDGGLFDNLPIKPLQDNCKKIISISISPIQKLDELKNLKEVVFRMFQLAINTSSEEIAANSDLCIEPLELANYDIMDTKNAEKIFEIGYNYAKNLDIKL is encoded by the coding sequence ATGATCAGTTTTGGAAAGAAAAAATATAATCTAGGTATTGCCATGGGAGGCGGTGGTGCTAGAGGATTTGCTCACTTAGGAGTCATGGAAGCACTGGCGGAAAAAGGTATTAAACCGGATATCATTTCTGGCGTAAGTGCAGGGGCCATAGCAGGTGCATTCATTGCTTCAGGTCAAAGCCCTCGAGATGCTTTCGATCTTATGAAGAAATACAACTTTACTGGGCTTGCTAAACTCACAGGTTTCAAACAAGGTCTCTTAAGTTTAACGAAGATGAAAGAAGATCTAGAAAAGAAGATTAAAGCCAAAAATCTTGAGGATTTGGATATACCTCTTATAGTCACGGTAAGCAACATGCTAGAGGGCAAAGTCGAATACCTATCAGAAGGACCTCTTTCAACCATTGTACAAGCATCTGCATCTATTCCTATCATCTTCAGTCCAGTTGAATACCAGGGGAAACTTTATAATGATGGAGGTTTATTTGATAATCTACCTATCAAACCTCTCCAAGACAACTGCAAAAAAATCATTTCTATTAGCATAAGTCCTATTCAGAAGCTTGATGAGTTGAAAAATCTAAAAGAAGTCGTCTTCAGAATGTTTCAGTTGGCTATCAATACATCATCAGAGGAAATTGCAGCAAACTCTGACCTATGCATAGAACCGCTAGAACTAGCTAACTATGATATCATGGATACAAAAAATGCCGAAAAAATATTTGAGATTGGCTATAATTATGCAAAGAATCTAGACATTAAGTTGTAA
- a CDS encoding SdpI family protein: MSSTLIFTNLVVGPLLLVFALIFKMYPPKKINHIYGYRTKRSMKSQEAWDASNKYGNDLMLWTAIITVVSQIILYLVFDPTTALLTACVIMCILLVVMVFVVENYLKKNFNSNGEWKT, from the coding sequence ATGAGTTCTACATTAATCTTCACAAATCTTGTTGTTGGGCCCCTTCTACTAGTGTTTGCATTGATATTCAAAATGTATCCTCCTAAGAAGATCAATCACATTTACGGGTACCGCACAAAACGTTCAATGAAATCTCAGGAAGCATGGGACGCTTCAAATAAATATGGTAATGATTTAATGTTATGGACCGCTATCATTACGGTCGTATCTCAAATCATATTGTATTTAGTATTTGACCCAACAACTGCTTTGCTTACTGCTTGTGTAATCATGTGTATCCTATTAGTAGTGATGGTCTTTGTAGTAGAAAATTATCTAAAAAAGAACTTCAATTCCAACGGGGAGTGGAAAACATAG
- a CDS encoding DUF748 domain-containing protein: MKVRKKVRKVALGIIILLIILHVSLPFILVRYVNNTLNEIPDYKGSVEWIHVNLFRGAYQVHSLELLVESEDSYEPFFKTKTIDLSIEWRALLRGRIVGELIFTQPELVFIALSSDSAESNKESSSNQNEKNVDWTKPLKDLMPLAINRFEIISGSIHYKDLNSDPEVDIFLDQLNGLATNLSNAETSSKELPSELKLSGKSIGNGQLEIDGYLNVLLPTPNFDFNLSFEEVDMTSLNDFTKAYTNIDFERGTLNVYGEFAGQDGQFDGYIKPLIKDLKLVDFKKDKKKPFKLIWESIVGTLAEIFENQGEDQFATKVPLKGSYENINSKTWPAVRGVLKNAFIEAFKTKHDDSINLKKKDEKD; the protein is encoded by the coding sequence ATGAAAGTCAGAAAGAAAGTCAGAAAAGTAGCATTAGGAATCATCATTCTGTTGATTATACTGCATGTTTCTCTTCCATTTATTTTAGTTAGATATGTTAATAACACGCTTAATGAAATACCCGACTACAAAGGTTCAGTCGAGTGGATTCATGTCAATTTATTTAGAGGGGCATACCAAGTACATTCATTGGAATTACTTGTTGAAAGCGAAGACTCTTACGAGCCTTTTTTCAAAACAAAGACAATTGATCTATCTATTGAATGGAGGGCTCTTCTTAGGGGCCGTATAGTTGGCGAACTTATTTTCACCCAACCTGAATTAGTATTCATTGCTCTTAGTTCTGACAGTGCTGAGTCTAACAAAGAGAGTTCTTCCAATCAAAATGAGAAGAATGTCGATTGGACCAAACCACTTAAAGATTTGATGCCATTAGCTATCAATAGATTTGAGATAATTAGCGGTTCCATACATTATAAGGATTTAAATAGTGATCCTGAAGTTGATATTTTTCTTGACCAACTCAATGGTCTCGCAACTAACTTAAGTAATGCGGAAACTTCATCAAAAGAACTTCCCTCTGAGCTAAAATTAAGCGGTAAGTCCATTGGCAATGGTCAATTGGAGATCGATGGCTATCTAAATGTTTTACTCCCTACCCCTAACTTTGATTTCAATCTATCCTTCGAAGAAGTAGATATGACGTCTCTCAATGATTTCACAAAAGCTTACACAAATATTGACTTTGAAAGAGGAACCCTAAATGTCTATGGTGAATTTGCAGGACAGGACGGACAATTTGATGGTTATATCAAACCATTAATTAAAGATTTGAAATTGGTTGATTTCAAAAAAGATAAAAAGAAGCCATTCAAATTAATTTGGGAGTCTATTGTAGGGACATTAGCTGAGATATTTGAAAACCAAGGCGAAGATCAATTTGCGACGAAAGTCCCTTTAAAAGGAAGCTATGAAAATATCAATTCTAAAACATGGCCTGCTGTAAGAGGTGTATTGAAAAATGCTTTTATTGAGGCTTTTAAAACGAAACATGATGATAGCATCAATTTGAAAAAGAAAGACGAAAAAGACTAA